The DNA sequence CATGTCTTGCTGCCAGTCTTGCTGACGCCGTCCCCTGGCACCCCCACAGACTCCAGGGAGGTGGTGTACTTTTAACATCTGCCCCTAGAACACCCAGGTCGTCCAATCATAAGCCATAAAGTCGTTAAACAGCCGCCCATTTTCGCTCTCCCCCTCTCTCGTCTCCCCCACACCTTTTCCAGAAACCGTGGGTTAGGCGTGTTAGGGCCAAAAGCTGCCTACACGCCCGCCCTGTTCGTTCTGATAAAAGCAGCAAGAGATCTCGCGTCTAGCGGTGCGATTTGCCGCGCCTAGTGCCCCCGGTTTTAACgtcacctcatcctcgcctcGCATGAACTACCCGTTCATGCAGGTCGGGAAAAGCTGGTGGCGtgacaagtccaagtcaaAAAGtcaaaaaaagaagaattgCAGTTCAAAACGCTAACAATCCGGTCGTCTCGGGTTCCTGCAGATGCAGCGAAACCACGTGGTATGTGTGAAATTGTGGTGAGTTGGTGGGTGAAAACGAAGGTCGCTCGCTTGCTAAAGTGAAATTTTGGTGTGAAGTTATCGTTGAGATGCGGCTCAAAACGAACCCCTGAAACCCCCTAGTTCTCGGGGGAAGGGTATCGCGCACGAGCCTTGCTGTACTCCTTGGTGTGCTTTCGCGaggccttggacttgagagCTCTGTGTAATTTGTCAGTCTCGCAGATTCGTAGAATTGCATGTTGCAACGAGGTCAATTGAGTCTCGCTGCAACTCTGAGTCTCGTTGCCGGCAGCCATTGCGCGGCTCGGCAACGAGAACTCAGAATGTGAATTCTGGTGCAACTTACCCGACCTTCTTCTGTGTCCACTCGAGATCGCTGCGGACCTCATGAGCATCTCGCATGCCCTCCTGGAAGCGCTCGCGGGTCTTGGCCAGACGAGCTTGCGCCTTCTTCTGCAGCTCCATGAGCTCTCGGTGCTTGGCGTTCAACTTTCCGGATCTGCCCGCAGAAAAAGTAAGCCCTCATCCACGCCGGGTATTTCTAGCCGGTCACGGCATTGACAGTGCAACCATCTCGCAAACGGCGACCGGCAAACGCAGATTTGCTGCAGCCGTTGCTGGGGTACATTGTGGGGAAGGTAGGGAAGGTAGCTGCTGGCAATTGCAAAAAAGGATCAACTTACGTCTGAGCCTGCATGGCCATGCTGCGGTCCAGGGGGATGGGGTCAAACGAGTTGGCGAAGCGGTCCTGCATGTACTCCTGGAAATCGACGCCGCTGGCCGAGTTGGTGCTATCGTAGTCGCCGTATCCGCCAGCGTAGCCGGACGAAGTGGCCGAGTATCCACCGTTGCTGTAAGAGGGGATGCCCGAGGCGGAGCTAACCGATTCGTCACATTCCGGAGGCGAGACGGAGTATTGGCTGTAGGTGGGGTAGTGGGAGCCCTTGGAGGGAACGGGCAGAGGCATGGAGTAGCCCACGGAAGTGTAGTGAGtagacatgatgatggtggtagGGAGAAGAGATGACAAAGAGGTCAATTGGAGGTTTGTGGGTTGGTTGTTCAAGGTCGTGTCGACTCTGTGGTCGAGTCAAGTTGGGTCTGGTTGAGTGAAGCTCTGTCAAGACAAGAGAGCTGTGAATCAAGACAACAAGTCAAAGACTTGATATGAGGACCGGGCAAGTTGGGACTTCAAGTCAGAAAGTTGGCTGAAGAGTGAtgagaaaggaagaagaagaaatcTACTTCAACTCGATCAAGTTGGGCCCTTTTATAGTTTTCCAGAGACCCTCCCCGGTCAACCTGGATGAACCGGAGGATAACACATCCCGAGACCATTCGCCAGACCGAGGACGAGCAACCCCGCTCGAGAGGGCGTGGAATGCGAATTGGACAAGATGATGACATGGCGGAGGATAGAGAGCGGCTAGACGAGACGATCATGGCGGGATGCAAAGGTGTGGGCCATGGCggatggcgacgacgacgtgaAGGGCCAGGAGGGTAACAAGGCTTGCGAGACTAGGACTACTGGGAGGGTGACTAGGGAGGCTAGGAGCGGCAAACGAGTCTTGGAGAGGTAATGAAATGGCACAAAGGCAAAAAAGTACACATTCGAGACGAACGGCCGTTTGAGACGCGGGCCAACGAAAGAGATGGATA is a window from the Fusarium keratoplasticum isolate Fu6.1 chromosome 5, whole genome shotgun sequence genome containing:
- a CDS encoding Biogenesis of lysosome-related organelles complex 1 subunit KXD1 — encoded protein: MSTHYTSVGYSMPLPVPSKGSHYPTYSQYSVSPPECDESVSSASGIPSYSNGGYSATSSGYAGGYGDYDSTNSASGVDFQEYMQDRFANSFDPIPLDRSMAMQAQTSGKLNAKHRELMELQKKAQARLAKTRERFQEGMRDAHEVRSDLEWTQKKVGALKSKASRKHTKEYSKARARYPSPEN